The following proteins are encoded in a genomic region of Sphaeramia orbicularis chromosome 2, fSphaOr1.1, whole genome shotgun sequence:
- the iqcb1 gene encoding IQ calmodulin-binding motif-containing protein 1 isoform X2, protein MAAVQPDGSTLTRLKSLLYHSGVLNHCVRCLNPRMQRANWSAMATLAQLISSCCVGAEPGQHSEAFHRLFLPSVVDGLLRLAAELTRRAECESAFRTVMESVGWMIRGHTHLTAHVLSSVDYEQIQMTDNVSVSLFCVQMWLHTCTCTSTRDFLTELGDDSVSLLLNDAISQLAVSCDSAVGGVSVKLILLMANQLGLRLQRLLLSFRGLDSLLNKDWRGRGFDKEVDQLIRVIQSSEDLACTERVRAACVIQAAWRSYQTRRRVRNLNRAVSKLQRKYRALRTQRRRQQEAQRLDEEIQYQVCLRRQQARRKFHLKQRRLLQLLPPDQVQSYLQECERRAAVVIQSHWRGFRERRRYENRRCTPGPTRAQQEAAMTLQRAVRLFLQRRRAAKGPPISHFWIGQKGLTDIRRAELQKQVQDYISMHPSRAVSHQECERLHEEVQLLLLSELQKGDERRREETRRDALMAHINTQLDKITDAPPLSVVTAAEADSFLSLSGPVATRARDAHNAMLQAHRLPWWRTLGNADEADLLGPAHVEGLEAELGGLYVGGATEGVTFDLHSER, encoded by the exons ATGGCTGCGGTCCAGCCCGACGGCTCCACTTTGACCCGTCTGAAGTCTCTGTTGTATCACAGTGGAGTTCTGAACCACTGCGTCCGCTGTCTCAATCCCAGAATGCAGCGGGCCAACTGGAGTGCCATGGCCACGCTCGCCCAGCTCATCAG TTCCTGTTGTGTGGGGGCGGAGCCTGGACAACACTCCGAGGCCTTCCATAGGCTGTTCCTGCCGTCGGTGGTGGACGGCCTGCTGCGATTGGCCGCTGAGCTGACGAGGAGGGCGGAGTGTGAGTCTGCGTTCAGGACGGTGATGGAGTCAGTCGGCTGGATGATCAGAGGACACACACATCTGACAGCGCACG TTCTCAGTTCAGTCGACTATGAGCAGATCCAGATGACTGACAACGTCTCAGTGTCCCTGTTCTGTGTCCAGATGTGGCTccacacctgcacctgcaccagcaCCAG GGACTTCTTGACCGAGCTGGGTGATGACTCTGTCTCGTTGCTACTAAACGATGCCATCAGCCAATTGGCTGTGAGCTGTGACTCTGCAGTGGGCGGGGTTTCTGTCAAACTGATCCTCCTCATGGCCAATCAGCTGGGCCTTCGCCTTCAGCGCCTTCTGCTCAGCTTCAGAG GTTTGGATAGTCTTTTGAACAAAGACTGGAGAGGGCGGGGCTTTGATAAGGAAGTTGATCAGCTGATCAGGGTCATCCAGTCCAGTGAAGACCTG GCATGCACTGAGCGTGTGCGGGCAGCCTGCGTGATCCAGGCGGCCTGGAGGTCATATCAGACCCGACGGCGAGTCAGAAACCTGAACCGAGCTGTGAGCAAACTGCAGAGGAAGTACAG GGCTCTGAGGACGCAGCGGCGGCGGCAGCAGGAGGCTCAGCGGTTGGACGAGGAGATCCAGTACCAG gtgtgtttgcGGCGTCAGCAGGCGAGGAGGAAGTTCCACCTGAAACAGCGACgactgctgcagctgctgcccCCAG ACCAGGTGCAGTCGTACCTGCAGGAGTGTGAGCGCCGCGCCGCCGTGGTCATCCAGAGCCACTGGAGAGGCTTCAGAGAAAGACGTCGTTACGAGAACCGGCGATGCACGCCAGGACCGACTCGCGCTCAGCAGGAGGCCGCCATGACGCTGCAGAGGGCG GTGCGTCTGTTCCTGCAGCGACGTCGAGCAGCTAAAGGTCCGCCCATCTCCCATTTCTGGATTGGTCAGAAGGGTTTGACAGACATTCGGAGGGCGGAGCTACAGAAACAGGTGCAGGATTACATCAGCATGCATCCG TCGCGTGCCGTGTCCCATCAGGAGTGTGAGCGTCTTCATGAGGAGGTTCAGCTGCTGTTACTGTCGGAGCTCCAGAAAGGAGacgagaggaggagggaggagacgaGGAGGGACGCTCTGATGGCCCACATCAACACCCAGCTGGACAAgatcacag ATGCCCCTCCCCTGTCAGTCGTCACGGCAGCAGAAGCCGACTCCTTCTTGAGCCTCTCAGGTCCTGTCGCCACTCGAGCCCGGGATGCCCACAATGCAATGCTGCAGGCGCACCGGCTGCCCTGGTGGAGGACGCTGGGAAACGCAGACGAAGCCGACCTGTTGGGTCCCGCCCACGTGGAGGGGCTGGAGGCGGAGCTTGGAGGACTGTATGTGGGAGGGGCAACGGAaggggtgacctttgacctacacaGTGAGAGATGA
- the iqcb1 gene encoding IQ calmodulin-binding motif-containing protein 1 isoform X1: MEPVDVEGLVAELKRQLEDEDLKPEQRLRVVNSGLNDVLKMAAVQPDGSTLTRLKSLLYHSGVLNHCVRCLNPRMQRANWSAMATLAQLISSCCVGAEPGQHSEAFHRLFLPSVVDGLLRLAAELTRRAECESAFRTVMESVGWMIRGHTHLTAHVLSSVDYEQIQMTDNVSVSLFCVQMWLHTCTCTSTRDFLTELGDDSVSLLLNDAISQLAVSCDSAVGGVSVKLILLMANQLGLRLQRLLLSFRGLDSLLNKDWRGRGFDKEVDQLIRVIQSSEDLACTERVRAACVIQAAWRSYQTRRRVRNLNRAVSKLQRKYRALRTQRRRQQEAQRLDEEIQYQVCLRRQQARRKFHLKQRRLLQLLPPDQVQSYLQECERRAAVVIQSHWRGFRERRRYENRRCTPGPTRAQQEAAMTLQRAVRLFLQRRRAAKGPPISHFWIGQKGLTDIRRAELQKQVQDYISMHPSRAVSHQECERLHEEVQLLLLSELQKGDERRREETRRDALMAHINTQLDKITDAPPLSVVTAAEADSFLSLSGPVATRARDAHNAMLQAHRLPWWRTLGNADEADLLGPAHVEGLEAELGGLYVGGATEGVTFDLHSER, from the exons ATGGAGCCGGTGGATGTGGAGGGTCTAGTGGCGGAGCTGAAGAGGCAGCTGGAGGATGAAGACCTGAAGCCGGAGCAGAGGCTCAGGGTGGTGAACTCCGGCCTAAACG ATGTCCTCAAAATGGCTGCGGTCCAGCCCGACGGCTCCACTTTGACCCGTCTGAAGTCTCTGTTGTATCACAGTGGAGTTCTGAACCACTGCGTCCGCTGTCTCAATCCCAGAATGCAGCGGGCCAACTGGAGTGCCATGGCCACGCTCGCCCAGCTCATCAG TTCCTGTTGTGTGGGGGCGGAGCCTGGACAACACTCCGAGGCCTTCCATAGGCTGTTCCTGCCGTCGGTGGTGGACGGCCTGCTGCGATTGGCCGCTGAGCTGACGAGGAGGGCGGAGTGTGAGTCTGCGTTCAGGACGGTGATGGAGTCAGTCGGCTGGATGATCAGAGGACACACACATCTGACAGCGCACG TTCTCAGTTCAGTCGACTATGAGCAGATCCAGATGACTGACAACGTCTCAGTGTCCCTGTTCTGTGTCCAGATGTGGCTccacacctgcacctgcaccagcaCCAG GGACTTCTTGACCGAGCTGGGTGATGACTCTGTCTCGTTGCTACTAAACGATGCCATCAGCCAATTGGCTGTGAGCTGTGACTCTGCAGTGGGCGGGGTTTCTGTCAAACTGATCCTCCTCATGGCCAATCAGCTGGGCCTTCGCCTTCAGCGCCTTCTGCTCAGCTTCAGAG GTTTGGATAGTCTTTTGAACAAAGACTGGAGAGGGCGGGGCTTTGATAAGGAAGTTGATCAGCTGATCAGGGTCATCCAGTCCAGTGAAGACCTG GCATGCACTGAGCGTGTGCGGGCAGCCTGCGTGATCCAGGCGGCCTGGAGGTCATATCAGACCCGACGGCGAGTCAGAAACCTGAACCGAGCTGTGAGCAAACTGCAGAGGAAGTACAG GGCTCTGAGGACGCAGCGGCGGCGGCAGCAGGAGGCTCAGCGGTTGGACGAGGAGATCCAGTACCAG gtgtgtttgcGGCGTCAGCAGGCGAGGAGGAAGTTCCACCTGAAACAGCGACgactgctgcagctgctgcccCCAG ACCAGGTGCAGTCGTACCTGCAGGAGTGTGAGCGCCGCGCCGCCGTGGTCATCCAGAGCCACTGGAGAGGCTTCAGAGAAAGACGTCGTTACGAGAACCGGCGATGCACGCCAGGACCGACTCGCGCTCAGCAGGAGGCCGCCATGACGCTGCAGAGGGCG GTGCGTCTGTTCCTGCAGCGACGTCGAGCAGCTAAAGGTCCGCCCATCTCCCATTTCTGGATTGGTCAGAAGGGTTTGACAGACATTCGGAGGGCGGAGCTACAGAAACAGGTGCAGGATTACATCAGCATGCATCCG TCGCGTGCCGTGTCCCATCAGGAGTGTGAGCGTCTTCATGAGGAGGTTCAGCTGCTGTTACTGTCGGAGCTCCAGAAAGGAGacgagaggaggagggaggagacgaGGAGGGACGCTCTGATGGCCCACATCAACACCCAGCTGGACAAgatcacag ATGCCCCTCCCCTGTCAGTCGTCACGGCAGCAGAAGCCGACTCCTTCTTGAGCCTCTCAGGTCCTGTCGCCACTCGAGCCCGGGATGCCCACAATGCAATGCTGCAGGCGCACCGGCTGCCCTGGTGGAGGACGCTGGGAAACGCAGACGAAGCCGACCTGTTGGGTCCCGCCCACGTGGAGGGGCTGGAGGCGGAGCTTGGAGGACTGTATGTGGGAGGGGCAACGGAaggggtgacctttgacctacacaGTGAGAGATGA